In Juglans microcarpa x Juglans regia isolate MS1-56 chromosome 8D, Jm3101_v1.0, whole genome shotgun sequence, the following are encoded in one genomic region:
- the LOC121242843 gene encoding 30S ribosomal protein S9, mitochondrial, translating into MLSRLLPKASHFRLLTLISSKSHPYLPNPHFPPNPHFSPLLKFFSDHSNSNNGKFDQSASTPWNLSRDSDGKLDQFFAQDSGHSPASEDDHSWLRASEEKTNAEEEWTTAEGYKPWSFMEEESRDDVFGLKGEGVQEELGDTKAESSSFDDGADGDRREEAMRLEREEQELSAILKGPNRAFGDLIAASGITDEMLDSLIALKDFAGIEGLPPLSEIEEMRYEKNTRKITRAEIERQKQEEVARARVRQVDEKGRAYGTGRRKCSIARVWIEPGDGKFVVNDKQFDVYFPMLDHRAALLRPFSETKTLGLWDVKCTVKGGGVSGQVGAVRLGISRALQNWEPDMRPALRAAGFLTRDSRVVERKKPGKAKARKSFQWVKR; encoded by the exons ATGCTCTCTCGTCTTCTCCCCAAAGCCTCACATTTCCGTCTCCTAACTTTAATTTCCTCCAAATCCCATCCTTATCTCCCCAACCCTCATTTTCCCCCAAACCCTCACTTCTCTCCCCTCCTCAAATTCTTTTCCGATCACAGCAATAGCAACAATGGCAAATTCGACCAATCCGCATCTACTCCATGGAATCTTTCACGCGATAGTGATGGTAAGCTTGACCAATTCTTTGCCCAAGACTCTGGACACTCTCCCGCCAGTGAGGACGATCACTCATGGTTGAGAGCGAGTGAGGAGAAGACGAATGCCGAGGAGGAGTGGACCACTGCTGAGGGTTATAAGCCCTGGAGCTTCATGGAGGAGGAGAGCAGGGACGATGTGTTTGGTCTAAAGGGGGAGGGTGTGCAGGAGGAGCTCGGTGACACTAAGGCTGAGAGTTCTAGTTTTGATGATGGTGCGGATGGGGACCGGCGTGAGGAGGCTATGAGGCTTGAGAGGGAGGAGCAGGAGCTCAGTGCTATACTCAAAG GTCCAAATCGTGCATTTGGTGACCTTATTGCTGCATCTGGAATCACTGATGAAATGCTGGACAGTTTGATTGCACTGAAGGATTTTGCAGGGATTGAGGGACTGCCGCCTTTAAGTGAAATAGAGGAAATGCGTTATgagaaaaatacaagaaaaatcacaaGAGCTGAAATTGAGCGCCAGAAGCAGGAGGAAGTTGCCAGAGCAAGAGTGAGACAAGTAGACGAGAAGGGAAGAGCCTATGGAACTGGGAGAAGGAAATGCAGTATAGCCCGTGTCTGGATTGAACCTGGTGATGGAAAATTTGTAGTTAATGATAAACAATTTGATGTCTATTTTCCCATGCTTGATCATCGTGCTGCTCTCCTGCGACCTTTTTCCGAGACAAAGACCTTGGGCCTTTGGGATGTCAAATGTACTGTGAAAGGAGGTGGTGTCTCAG GCCAAGTTGGAGCAGTTCGATTGGGGATCAGTAGGGCCTTGCAAAATTGGGAACCAGATATGCGTCCTGCACTCAGAGCTG CCGGTTTTTTGACGAGGGACTCACGTGTGGTGGAAAGGAAAAAACCAGGCAAAGCAAAAGCAAGAAAGAGCTTCCAATGGGTCAAGCGATAA